One Methylophaga marina DNA window includes the following coding sequences:
- the rph gene encoding ribonuclease PH, producing the protein MRPSGRQANELRLVNITRNYTKHAEGSVLVEFGDTKVLCTATVEERIPQFLRGSGEGWVTAEYGMLPRSTGSRMQREAARGKQGGRTMEIQRLIGRSLRAAIDLKSLGERSITIDCDVIQADGGTRTASITGAYVALHDAISHLIKTKKLKSSPLHGQVASISVGIYNGTPVLDLDYDEDSSAETDMNVVMNDAGAYIELQGTAEGHAFRAEELQSMLDLASHGISQLMEKQREVLAAS; encoded by the coding sequence ATGCGTCCAAGTGGTCGTCAAGCCAATGAACTAAGACTGGTTAATATCACCCGTAACTACACCAAACATGCTGAAGGCTCCGTACTGGTAGAATTTGGTGACACCAAAGTACTTTGTACAGCCACCGTTGAAGAACGTATTCCACAATTTTTACGTGGCTCAGGTGAAGGTTGGGTCACGGCTGAATATGGCATGCTTCCTCGCTCTACTGGCAGCCGTATGCAACGTGAAGCAGCCAGAGGTAAACAAGGCGGCCGCACGATGGAAATTCAGCGTCTTATCGGTCGCTCATTACGTGCCGCAATTGACCTCAAATCATTAGGCGAACGTAGTATCACTATTGATTGTGATGTGATTCAAGCTGATGGCGGTACTCGTACCGCGTCTATTACTGGTGCTTATGTCGCTCTGCATGATGCCATCAGTCATTTAATCAAAACTAAAAAGTTAAAATCCAGCCCCCTGCATGGTCAGGTCGCATCCATCTCTGTTGGCATTTATAACGGTACACCAGTCTTAGATCTGGACTATGATGAAGACTCATCTGCTGAAACTGATATGAATGTAGTGATGAATGACGCCGGTGCTTATATCGAATTACAGGGTACTGCTGAAGGTCATGCATTCCGAGCTGAAGAGTTACAATCTATGTTGGATTTAGCCAGCCACGGCATTAGTCAGTTAATGGAAAAACAACGGGAAGTACTGGCAGCATCATGA
- a CDS encoding YicC/YloC family endoribonuclease, with protein MTAFARHEEQTELGSLSWEIRSVNHRYLEVSFRLEESFRPFEMAMRKLISDTLSRGKVEVALRYRAPEQTQSALQMNVDLAKAVMENYQQLASFTDSAAPIDILRVMQWPGVIQTESLDQDALQATVLESLKHALADLVATREREGAALEQMIIQRCEQINDIAEQTKTRLPEIVASHRQKLSDRIAELEVNLEPERLEQEMVLLAQKADVAEEIDRLQNHVNEVKHTLKRDEPIGRRLDFLMQELNREANTLGSKSIDTDTTRYSVDLKVLIEQMREQIQNIE; from the coding sequence ATGACCGCCTTTGCCCGCCATGAGGAGCAAACAGAGCTTGGCAGCTTGAGCTGGGAAATTCGCTCAGTAAATCATCGTTATCTAGAAGTCTCTTTCCGTTTAGAAGAAAGTTTTCGCCCATTTGAAATGGCAATGCGCAAACTCATCAGCGACACGCTAAGCCGAGGTAAGGTTGAAGTAGCACTTCGTTACCGTGCACCTGAGCAAACGCAGAGTGCATTGCAAATGAATGTCGACTTAGCTAAAGCCGTCATGGAGAACTATCAACAGCTCGCTTCGTTTACAGACAGTGCTGCGCCAATCGATATCTTGCGTGTGATGCAATGGCCTGGTGTCATTCAAACAGAAAGCCTGGATCAGGATGCGTTACAAGCCACGGTGCTCGAGTCTTTAAAACATGCTCTGGCTGACCTGGTAGCGACAAGGGAACGTGAAGGTGCAGCTCTGGAGCAAATGATTATTCAGCGTTGTGAGCAAATAAATGATATTGCAGAACAAACGAAAACACGCTTACCAGAAATTGTTGCCAGTCACCGTCAAAAATTATCAGACCGGATTGCTGAGCTTGAAGTGAATCTGGAGCCGGAACGCCTTGAGCAGGAAATGGTGCTGTTAGCACAAAAAGCGGATGTCGCTGAAGAAATCGATCGCTTACAGAATCATGTGAATGAAGTGAAACATACTCTAAAGCGCGATGAACCTATTGGCCGTCGACTGGATTTTCTGATGCAGGAATTGAATCGTGAAGCCAATACCCTGGGCTCTAAATCGATTGATACCGATACCACACGTTATTCGGTGGATCTAAAAGTGTTAATCGAACAGATGCGTGAGCAGATTCAGAATATCGAGTGA
- a CDS encoding VPLPA-CTERM sorting domain-containing protein, whose translation MKTLKIFASVALSLFIASSASAAHLSDEVIYATKNKKESTIQHFAGAYQYVSTDGSFSAGTGPDYAYQLNPKATTNAVKQAELNTAFDAAAGSGKYAELVGYDVLDFYSTGSYPAATENTDFFTSDVFSTGYVNTTSLGLTFEGIMLKSGNTTFVALFDDAVSELYFKSFIKQGISHIALFNTANISAVPVPAALWLFAPALLGLVGLRRKQSTIK comes from the coding sequence ATGAAAACTTTAAAGATTTTTGCCAGTGTGGCCCTATCACTTTTCATCGCTAGTTCAGCATCGGCTGCACATTTAAGCGATGAAGTGATATATGCAACCAAGAATAAAAAAGAAAGCACCATCCAGCATTTCGCCGGGGCTTATCAATACGTGAGTACAGATGGAAGCTTCTCAGCTGGTACCGGCCCTGATTATGCTTATCAGCTAAATCCCAAAGCGACAACGAACGCTGTGAAACAGGCTGAGCTCAATACCGCTTTTGATGCTGCTGCCGGTTCTGGCAAGTATGCTGAACTGGTCGGTTACGATGTACTGGATTTTTACAGCACGGGTTCATACCCTGCGGCAACAGAAAATACAGACTTTTTCACATCTGATGTCTTCTCGACGGGTTATGTGAATACAACGTCACTGGGTCTGACATTTGAAGGTATTATGCTCAAGTCAGGTAACACAACATTTGTTGCTCTGTTTGACGATGCGGTATCTGAACTGTATTTCAAAAGCTTCATTAAACAAGGCATATCGCATATTGCCTTATTCAACACAGCCAACATTTCAGCAGTACCAGTACCTGCGGCGTTATGGCTGTTTGCTCCAGCATTACTTGGTTTAGTTGGCTTGCGCAGAAAACAATCAACGATTAAGTAA
- the gmk gene encoding guanylate kinase — MMGNLFIVAAPSGAGKTSLVNALISQHAEIKLSVSHTTRPPREGEVNGKDYHFVDQQTFSAMRDAGKFLESATVFDNSYGTSSDTVKSLLADGFDVILEIDWQGAQQVRNNFPQAIGIFILPPSKATLEQRLRNRGQDNEDVIARRMRDAENEISHYVEFDYIIVNDDFEQALTSLSSIIVAQRHSLAIQKNSQADLITELLAQR; from the coding sequence ATGATGGGTAATCTTTTTATAGTGGCTGCACCGTCGGGTGCAGGCAAAACGAGTTTAGTGAATGCACTTATCTCACAACATGCGGAAATTAAACTATCCGTTTCACACACGACTCGTCCGCCTAGAGAGGGCGAAGTCAATGGTAAAGATTACCATTTTGTCGATCAGCAAACGTTTTCAGCGATGCGAGATGCCGGGAAATTTCTGGAATCAGCAACGGTGTTTGATAATAGCTACGGCACCTCATCTGATACAGTTAAGTCGTTATTAGCTGACGGCTTTGATGTCATCTTGGAAATTGACTGGCAAGGAGCGCAACAGGTCAGAAACAATTTCCCGCAGGCAATAGGCATTTTTATTCTGCCACCATCAAAAGCGACGCTGGAACAACGCTTACGCAATCGAGGTCAGGATAATGAGGATGTCATTGCTAGGCGTATGCGGGATGCAGAGAACGAAATTTCGCACTATGTTGAATTTGACTACATAATCGTTAACGATGATTTTGAGCAGGCATTAACTAGTTTGTCATCAATCATCGTGGCACAGCGTCATTCCTTAGCTATTCAGAAAAATAGTCAAGCAGACTTAATCACTGAATTACTGGCTCAACGCTAA
- the rpoZ gene encoding DNA-directed RNA polymerase subunit omega: protein MARTTVEDCLENVDNRFQLVLVASKRAREIAMGDDAMVSLDNDKPTVLALREIAAGLVGREILEKTSAREHASESIVSDEELQTEE, encoded by the coding sequence ATGGCTCGTACTACTGTTGAAGATTGTTTAGAAAATGTTGATAACCGTTTCCAATTAGTCCTGGTTGCCTCAAAACGCGCACGCGAAATTGCCATGGGTGATGACGCTATGGTTAGCCTGGATAATGATAAACCTACCGTTTTAGCGTTACGTGAGATTGCTGCAGGTTTGGTTGGACGTGAAATCTTAGAAAAAACCAGTGCTCGTGAACATGCATCAGAAAGCATCGTTAGCGACGAAGAATTACAAACGGAAGAATAA